One Candidatus Zixiibacteriota bacterium genomic window carries:
- the ybeY gene encoding rRNA maturation RNase YbeY yields the protein MAQIKKILNRLAKEHKAQGELFVVFNNDKQMSSLNYQFKKKNRPTDVLAFNLAENTANNYIEGEIYVNLQIAKRQAAEYEATYLEEVIRLCLHGFLHLLGYDDLNTNAKKEMWIIQENYLTSFKEH from the coding sequence TTGGCGCAGATAAAAAAAATCCTTAATCGGCTGGCAAAAGAGCATAAAGCTCAAGGCGAATTATTTGTTGTCTTTAATAATGACAAACAGATGAGCAGTTTGAATTATCAATTTAAAAAGAAAAATCGCCCTACCGATGTTTTAGCATTCAATCTTGCGGAAAATACGGCGAATAACTATATTGAGGGTGAGATTTATGTTAATTTGCAAATTGCCAAAAGACAAGCCGCTGAATATGAAGCAACGTATTTGGAAGAAGTAATTCGGCTTTGCCTTCATGGTTTTTTGCATCTGTTAGGATATGATGATTTAAATACTAACGCCAAAAAAGAGATGTGGATCATTCAGGAAAATTATTTAACAAGTTTTAAGGAACATTAA
- a CDS encoding HlyC/CorC family transporter, translating into METKDNSEPPSSGYHQNGFWTRLKRLFKKEPAAKLSQSQKDAFIEKSIEEFSTNISMEAEKLEQAAKKMIHGIIDLSDTAVKEIMVPRVDIVGIEEGASLAEIIELVKKTGHSRFPFYRESLDEIKGILYIKDVFVDYPSSNDTTLDTITRPAYFVPENKKASELLKEMKMNKIHLSIVVDEYGGTAGLVTLEDALEEIVGEIEDEYDLEEQVVKKIDETHYSVKGSLPISDLNEELDLDLPEDQFETVGGVIYDIVGRLPEQGTTIDYQSLKFTAEVIDGQRITRVIVELVQNKITNKQNTNSE; encoded by the coding sequence ATGGAAACAAAAGATAATTCAGAACCTCCCAGTAGTGGCTATCATCAGAACGGTTTTTGGACTCGGCTAAAAAGGCTGTTTAAAAAAGAACCAGCCGCAAAACTTTCCCAAAGTCAAAAAGATGCATTCATAGAAAAATCGATTGAGGAATTCTCAACTAATATTTCTATGGAGGCCGAAAAACTCGAACAAGCGGCTAAAAAAATGATTCACGGCATCATCGATTTATCTGATACGGCTGTTAAAGAAATTATGGTTCCGCGCGTTGACATCGTGGGAATTGAGGAAGGCGCTTCATTAGCTGAAATAATTGAATTGGTAAAAAAAACAGGTCATTCCCGATTTCCTTTCTATCGAGAATCGCTTGATGAAATAAAAGGTATTCTCTATATCAAGGACGTGTTTGTCGATTACCCTTCCTCTAATGATACAACCTTAGATACAATCACTCGTCCGGCCTACTTTGTCCCGGAAAATAAAAAAGCCAGCGAGTTATTAAAGGAGATGAAAATGAATAAAATTCATCTCTCGATTGTTGTTGATGAATATGGCGGAACCGCTGGTTTAGTTACTCTCGAAGACGCCCTCGAAGAGATTGTTGGAGAAATTGAGGACGAATACGACCTTGAGGAACAAGTGGTTAAAAAAATCGATGAGACCCACTATTCTGTGAAAGGCAGTCTGCCTATTTCCGATCTCAACGAAGAGCTCGATCTGGATCTTCCTGAAGACCAGTTTGAAACTGTTGGAGGGGTCATATACGATATTGTCGGTAGGCTGCCCGAGCAGGGAACTACTATTGATTATCAATCCTTGAAATTTACAGCAGAAGTAATCGATGGTCAGCGAATAACCAGAGTTATTGTCGAACTCGTTCAGAATAAAATTACCAACAAGCAGAACACTAACAGCGAGTAA